A single window of Hemicordylus capensis ecotype Gifberg chromosome 15, rHemCap1.1.pri, whole genome shotgun sequence DNA harbors:
- the LOC128337986 gene encoding peripheral-type benzodiazepine receptor-associated protein 1-like isoform X1, whose translation MTKDSPSLGAGSGGAGGPPPPAPPPAPVRLSPRRGPPLLPPPPPPTASPQQHEEQRREVELLRAELEAERLRSQEARRRGALEARELREAAERERQLLADQLRSKWEQQRARELHQLREAGRRQREAEIRQLLRWKEAELREAQELLQRERDAAMRQARDLQRQLAEELVGRGYGGGGGGGGGRGSGGGGAGLSGECRAKLQEVLGKLRWEVDGEQAARIRHLKAELELERSLFLKYILERFEGEPAPAGFPHRLRQQAASQQQHPPPPPPPKAGKAASRPRSLESLLEAACSSAPEAASKSRSLDSNLSRGEAGQQPPPQPQRPLLEEGGPAASACPPPPALEKEEGAKPEESLDSPPEGKVSRWRPAGGGSPPASLPQQQQQQQQAADWLSGSRYNQLVKQNGDLLSALVGLEQRFTRLKEENALLRRNNFPEMHDKVKRLKRKNEELAGIAKRLEEGAKKLQESSLKVGGGPVPLGLDGPDLDLCKSTFARQRARDLSERASVLLAKDQQLEALQRECWELQARLSAGKEDTYLLSISDFDRLLRESQREVLRLQRQITLKNLRESLQSSRMGSNDASPSVNKQEMPPAVDVCLDDSSVAKEKPEPLDALAKDVQSEALPLESVVKNCENSSAIKTGADSKHQLEVLKTKFAEQLNREVLEKQKRCDDLEQQLREVLSENVRIAAANSQLHQKNERAEKLENENAKMKAKLTQAADDWNASLQLRKAFEIRVANLEQVIKDMKETAERQQQLEQEKTSLVLQNKEKEIQHLKQVQTEIKREHEEAVQLLEAQVKELEDQYHSQTEHFNLLSQELERQQRRSGCLESELSHGKCNPTAMNSPETLEQDTCHTLHCNSDAHDQDSESTADMLKTGKDLSQSNSSGSESMQNSSKSCLNPEEDTAGEMEELEADKGFLNLPPGNQGASKLSVFLARYSYDPFDGPNKNPEAELPLTAGEYVYVFGEMDEEGFYEGELMDGRRGIVPSNLVEEVSGNDLISFAPSEPSDLSYNSCHEMGFPGQSASSGEKSNSPDENACSLPSNQLEDGPFDSPAVVPYPQNLTLLQQFARSVVISWEPPDVPHGWGNVHGYNIYVNTGLCQNVKHSSPMKAVVENLDLALQTYRISVQSVTDRGNSDHMQCTFVVGNDSQVAPTCLKLQKITATSAEICWLPSNSNYTHAVYLNEKEYDVTKTGVYLYTFQNLRPSTQYSARVETLAFKEVLVFPQGNSKSAAITFVTPSVRPPDAPLDVQVQPGSSAGFLVISWLPVTIDAAGTSNGVKVTGYAVYISGEKVTEVASPTAGTVSLDVSQLHPFQGSQKVSVRTVSPFGESEDSVPTLIPSTLLRAPCLSKSVDSSHTPEWTFQEFFESEGGCILATACTSSPSVSHGCTANTHNNFTIHFTSNCKDSVVSVPVNNSPNPMPCFNLTSSQSASNKDEGNAVLQTSAGKQTSEHSFPASRCDGPVRFAPAALQIFAAETKPESSEEHPSTQSQPDKSKIEVYTMTQCTDTTAKDLSFPSYVENSGANGSNTEPGFSPMGFEARDSICRDVGMQDTCLQEEPGSFSEKRHAKQIQQLCRELSNLSVSKSETKEEDLSRTESCKTALGDHSHNSDLSDIEEEEEEDQQYRMAVSGHKDSRPRKRPISPAELAKDKIITKTLRVDQTTTPSVPNSSPQKTCVLGDTVDPTRLFVALFDYDPLTMSPNSNGAEDELLFKEGQILKVIGDKDADGFYRGECEGRRGYIPCNMVSEMHFESQGVKEHLLKKDYIKDESL comes from the coding sequence ATGACGAAGGACAGTCCCTCGTTGGGCGCCGGGTCGGGAGGCGCCGGGGGGCCGCCTCCCCCGGCCCCTCCGCCCGCGCCGGTGCGCCTCTCCCCGCGCCGGGGGCCccccttgctgccgccgccgccgccaccgacaGCCTCCCCGCAGCAGCACGAGGAGCAGCGGCGGGAGGTGGAGCTGCTGCGCGCCGAGCTGGAAGCGGAGCGGCTGCGCTCGCAGGaggcgcggcggcggggggcgctgGAGGCGCGCGAGCTGCGCGAGGCGGCGGAGCGCGAGCGGCAGCTGCTGGCCGACCAGCTCCGCTCCAAGTGGGAGCAGCAGCGCGCCCGCGAGCTCCACCAGCTGCGCGAGGCCGGGCGGCGGCAGCGCGAGGCCGAGATCCGGCAGCTGCTGCGCTGGAAGGAGGCCGAGCTGCGCGAGGCGCAGGAGCTGCTGCAGCGCGAGCGCGACGCCGCCATGCGCCAGGCGCGGGACCTCCAGCGCCAGCTGGCCGAGGAGCTGGTGGGCCGCGGctacggaggaggaggaggaggaggaggcggccgaggaagcggcggcggcggcgcgggcCTGAGCGGCGAGTGCCGCGCCAAGCTGCAGGAGGTGCTGGGCAAGCTGCGCTGGGAGGTGGACGGCGAGCAGGCCGCGCGCATCCGCCACCTCAAGGCCGAGCTGGAGCTGGAGCGCAGCCTCTTCCTCAAGTACATCCTGGAGCGCTTCGAGGGCGAGCCGGCGCCGGCCGGCTTCCCGCACAGGCTGCGGCAGCAGGcggcctcccagcagcagcacccgccgccgccgccgccgcccaaaGCGGGCAAGGCGGCCTCCAGACCCCGCTCCTTGGAGAGCCTCCTGGAGGCGGCCTGCAGCAGCGCGCCCGAGGCCGCCTCCAAATCCCGCTCGCTGGACAGCAACCTGAGCCGAGGCGAGGCTGGCCAGCAGCCACCTCCGCAGCCGCAGCGACCCCTGCTGGAAGAAGGAGGCCCCGCGGCCAGCGCCTGCCCACCCCCGCCGGCCCTGGAGAAAGAGGAAGGGGCCAAACCCGAGGAGTCCCTGGACTCGCCCCCTGAAGGGAAAGTGAGCCGCTGGCGCCCCGCCGGAGGAGGGTCGCCTCCAGCCAGcctgccccagcagcagcagcagcagcagcaggcggcggaCTGGCTCTCGGGCAGCCGCTACAACCAGCTGGTGAAGCAGAACGGGGACCTGCTGAGCGCCCTGGTGGGCCTGGAGCAGCGGTTCACCCGCCTCAAGGAAGAGAACGCCCTGCTGAGGAGAAACAACTTCCCGGAGATGCACGACAAAGTCAAGCGGCTGAAGAGGAAGAACGAGGAACTGGCCGGCATCGCCAAGCGGCTGGAGGAAGGGGCCAAGAAACTCCAGGAGTCCAGCCTCAAGGTTGGCGGCGGCCCCGTGCCCTTAGGCCTCGATGGCCCCGACCTtgacttgtgcaagagcacctttgCCCGGCAGCGGGCCAGAGACCTGAGTGAACGGGCCAGTGTCCTGCTGGCCAAAGACCAGCAGCTGGAGGCTTTGCAAAGAGAGTGCTGGGAGCTTCAGGcccgattgtctgcagggaaggaggacacCTATCTGCTCAGCATCAGCGATTTCGACCGCTTGCTGCGGGAGTCTCAGAGAGAGGTGCTGCGGCTACAGCGGCAGATCACCCTTAAGAATCTGAGGGAGTCCCTGCAGTCCTCCAGAATGGGCTCCAACGATGCTTCTCCCTCGGTGAACAAGCAGGAAATGCCACCAGCCGTAGACGTGTGCTTAGACGACTCGTCTGTGGCAAAAGAGAAACCGGAACCATTGGACGCGTTGGCAAAAGATGTCCAATCGGAAGCACTGCCCCTAGAAAGTGTGGTTAAGAACTGTGAAAACAGCAGTGCTATAAAGACAGGTGCAGACAGTAAACACCAGCTGGAAGTCCTGAAGACAAAGTTTGCTGAGCAACTCAATCGTGAAgtgctggagaagcagaaaagATGCGACGATCTGGAACAGCAGCTTCGTGAGGTCTTGAGCGAAAATGTCAGGATAGCGGCGGCAAACTCTCAGCTCCATCAGAAAAACGAGCGGGCAGAAAAGTTAGAGAACGAAAACGCCAAGATGAAGGCGAAACTGACGCAGGCCGCGGATGACTGGAATGCTAGTCTTCAGTTGCGTAAGGCATTTGAAATCAGAGTGGCGAATTTAGAACAAGTAATTAAAGACATGAAAGAGACAGCAGAAAGACAGCAACAGTTGGAACAGGAGAAAACCTCGTTAgtgctgcaaaataaagagaaggaAATACAACACCTGAAGCAAGTACAGACAGAAATAAAGAGAGAACACGAAGAAGCTGTACAGCTGCTTGAAGCTCAGGTGAAAGAGCTAGAAGATCAGTATCACAGTCAGACCGAACACTTTAATCTTCTTTCTCAAGAACTTGAGCGACAACAGAGGAGATCGGGATGCCTGGAGTCAGAATTATCTCATGGAAAGTGCAATCCCACAGCAATGAACTCTCCAGAAACATTGGAACAAGATACCTGCCATACTCTCCATTGCAATTCAGATGCCCACGATCAAGATTCTGAATCCACTGCTGACATGCTCAAAACAGGGAAAGACTTATCTCAATCAAACTCGTCTGGTTCTGAATCCATGCAAAACAGCTCTAAATCTTGCCTTAATCCAGAAGAAGACACAGCAGGTGAAATGGAAGAGCTGGAGGCCGATAAAGGCTTTCTAAACCTACCACCAGGAAATCAAGGCGCTTCTAAACTTTCTGTCTTTTTGGCACGGTACAGTTACGATCCGTTCGACGGCCCTAATAAAAATCCTGAAGCAGAACTTCCACTCACTGCTGGAGAATATGTTTACGTCTTTGGAGAAATGGATGAAGAAGGCTTCTATGAAGGAGAGCTGATGGACGGCAGAAGGGGCATAGTACCCTCAAATTTGGTAGAAGAAGTTTCAGGGAACGATCTAATAAGTTTCGCGCCTTCAGAGCCAAGCGACCTTTCGTACAACTCGTGCCACGAAATGGGTTTCCCCGGCCAGAGTGCTAGTAGTGGAGAAAAAAGCAACAGCCCCGATGAAAATGCGTGCAGTCTGCCATCTAACCAATTAGAAGACGGTCCATTCGACAGCCCAGCCGTCGTGCCATATCCCCAGAATCTGACTCTTCTCCAGCAGTTTGCTAGATCGGTTGTTATAagctgggagcctccagatgtacCACATGGCTGGGGGAATGTGCATGGCTATAACATCTACGTCAACACTGGCTTGTGTCAAAACGTGAAGCATAGCAGCCCTATGAAAGCCGTGGTTGAGAACCTGGATTTAGCATTGCAGACGTACAGGATATCCGTTCAGAGTGTGACGGACAGAGGGAACTCTGATCACATGCAATGTACGTTCGTGGTAGGCAATGATTCCCAGGTGGCACCGACGTGCCTCAAGCTGCAAAAAATCACTGCCACGTCAGCAGAAATCTGCTGGTTGCCCAGCAACAGTAATTATACTCACGCCGTGTACCTTAATGAGAAGGAATATGATGTGACCAAGACAGGGGTCTATTTGTACACTTTCCAAAACCTCAGACCCAGCACTCAGTACAGTGCAAGAGTAGAAACTCTTGCTTTTAAGGAGGTCTTGGTGTTTCCTCAAGGGAATTCAAAATCAGCAGCGATTACGTTTGTTACTCCATCGGTCAGGCCACCCGATGCTCCCCTTGATGTCCAAGTTCAGCCCGGTTCCTCAGCAGGCTTCCTGGTTATCAGCTGGTTACCAGTAACAATTGATGCGGCAGGAACATCCAACGGGGTAAAAGTCACTGGTTATGCTGTCTATATCAGTGGAGAGAAAGTAACAGAAGTTGCATCCCCAACTGCTGGCACCGTATCCTTAGACGTGTCTCAGCTTCATCCCTTCCAAGGATCTCAGAAGGTTTCTGTAAGAACAGTTTCCCCTTTTGGGGAGTCTGAGGATTCTGTGCCAACGTTAATTCCATCCACCTTATTGAGAGCTCCCTGTTTATCCAAGTCTGTTGACTCCAGCCACACGCCTGAGTGGACTTTCCAAGAATTCTTCGAGTCTGAAGGTGGGTGCATCCTTGCCACAGCCTGTACTTCTTCACCCAGTGTCTCCCACGGGTGCACGGCCAACACCCATAACAATTTCACCATTCACTTTACCTCTAACTGTAAAGACTCAGTAGTTTCTGTGCCAGTGAACAATTCCCCAAATCCTATGCCCTGTTTCAACttgacaagttctcaaagtgcaaGCAATAAAGACGAGGGTAATGCCGTTCTGCAAACATCTGCTGGGAAGCAAACTTCAGAGCATTCTTTTCCCGCATCAAGATGTGACGGACCAGTGAGGTTCGCACCAGCAGCATTACAAATATTTGCTGCAGAGACCAAACCAGAAAGTTCAGAAGAGCATCCTTCGACTCAAAGCCAGCCGGACAAAAGCAAGATTGAGGTATATACAATGACCCAATGTACCGATACGACGGCAAAAGATTTGTCTTTTCCAAGTTATGTCGAAAACAGTGGTGCAAACGGCTCGAATACAGAGCCCGGTTTTTCTCCTATGGGGTTTGAAGCAAGGGAcagcatctgcagggatgtgggGATGCAGGACACTTGTCTCCAGGAAGAACCAGGTAGCTTTTCTGAGAAgaggcatgcaaagcagattcaacAGTTATGCAGAGAACTTTCTAACCTGAGCGTGTCTAAAAGCGAAACAAAGGAAGAGGACCTTTCAAGAACAGAAAGTTGCAAGACTGCTCTTGGAGATCACAGCCATAATTCTGATCTCTCAGACatcgaggaagaggaggaagaggaccaACAGTACAGAATGGCAGTTTCTGGCCACAAAGACTCCAGGCCACGAAAACGGCCCATATCCCCTGCAGAACTGGCAAAAGATAAAATTATAACCAAGACTTTGAGAGTTGATCAGACGACGACGCCTTCCGTGCCTAACTCAAGCCCTCAGAAAACCTGTGTTTTGGGAGATACAGTTGACCCGACAAGGTTATTTGTAGCCCTTTTTGACTATGACCCTCTCACGATGTCACCCAACTCTAATGGCGCTGAGGATGAGCTACTCTTTAAAGAGGGACAGATCCTCAAGGTGATTGGCGACAAAGATGCTGATGGTTTTTACAGAGGTGAATGTGAAGGAAGGAGAGGGTATATTCCCTGCAATATGGTGTCTGAAATGCACTTTGAGAGTCAGGGAGTGAAAGAACATCTATTAAAGAAAGATTACATTAAGGATGAAAGCTTATGA
- the LOC128337986 gene encoding peripheral-type benzodiazepine receptor-associated protein 1-like isoform X2 — translation MTKDSPSLGAGSGGAGGPPPPAPPPAPVRLSPRRGPPLLPPPPPPTASPQQHEEQRREVELLRAELEAERLRSQEARRRGALEARELREAAERERQLLADQLRSKWEQQRARELHQLREAGRRQREAEIRQLLRWKEAELREAQELLQRERDAAMRQARDLQRQLAEELVGRGYGGGGGGGGGRGSGGGGAGLSGECRAKLQEVLGKLRWEVDGEQAARIRHLKAELELERSLFLKYILERFEGEPAPAGFPHRLRQQAASQQQHPPPPPPPKAGKAASRPRSLESLLEAACSSAPEAASKSRSLDSNLSRGEAGQQPPPQPQRPLLEEGGPAASACPPPPALEKEEGAKPEESLDSPPEGKVSRWRPAGGGSPPASLPQQQQQQQQAADWLSGSRYNQLVKQNGDLLSALVGLEQRFTRLKEENALLRRNNFPEMHDKVKRLKRKNEELAGIAKRLEEGAKKLQESSLKVGGGPVPLGLDGPDLDLCKSTFARQRARDLSERASVLLAKDQQLEALQRECWELQARLSAGKEDTYLLSISDFDRLLRESQREVLRLQRQITLKNLRESLQSSRMGSNDASPSVNKQEMPPAVDVCLDDSSVAKEKPEPLDALAKDVQSEALPLESVVKNCENSSAIKTGADSKHQLEVLKTKFAEQLNREVLEKQKRCDDLEQQLREVLSENVRIAAANSQLHQKNERAEKLENENAKMKAKLTQAADDWNASLQLRKAFEIRVANLEQVIKDMKETAERQQQLEQEKTSLVLQNKEKEIQHLKQVQTEIKREHEEAVQLLEAQVKELEDQYHSQTEHFNLLSQELERQQRRSGCLESELSHGKCNPTAMNSPETLEQDTCHTLHCNSDAHDQDSESTADMLKTGKDLSQSNSSGSESMQNSSKSCLNPEEDTAGEMEELEADKGFLNLPPGNQGASKLSVFLARYSYDPFDGPNKNPEAELPLTAGEYVYVFGEMDEEGFYEGELMDGRRGIVPSNLVEEVSGNDLISFAPSEPSDLSYNSCHEMGFPGQSASSGEKSNSPDENACSLPSNQLEDGPFDSPAVVPYPQNLTLLQQFARSVVISWEPPDVPHGWGNVHGYNIYVNTGLCQNVKHSSPMKAVVENLDLALQTYRISVQSVTDRGNSDHMQCTFVVGNDSQVAPTCLKLQKITATSAEICWLPSNSNYTHAVYLNEKEYDVTKTGVYLYTFQNLRPSTQYSARVETLAFKEVLVFPQGNSKSAAITFVTPSVRPPDAPLDVQVQPGSSAGFLVISWLPVTIDAAGTSNGVKVTGYAVYISGEKVTEVASPTAGTVSLDVSQLHPFQGSQKVSVRTVSPFGESEDSVPTLIPSTLLRAPCLSKSVDSSHTPEWTFQEFFESEGGCILATACTSSPSVSHGCTANTHNNFTIHFTSNCKDSVVSVPVNNSPNPMPCFNLTSSQSASNKDEGNAVLQTSAGKQTSEHSFPASRCDGPVRFAPAALQIFAAETKPESSEEHPSTQSQPDKSKIEVYTMTQCTDTTAKDLSFPSYVENSGANGSNTEPGFSPMGFEARDSICRDVGMQDTCLQEEPGSFSEKRHAKQIQQLCRELSNLSVSKSETKEEDLSRTESCKTALGDHSHNSDLSDIEEEEEEDQQYRMAVSGHKDSRPRKRPISPAELAKDKIITKTLRVDQTTTPSVPNSSPQKTCVLGDTVDPTRLFVALFDYDPLTMSPNSNGAEDELLFKEGQILKSRLSLLGRGDRGCCHWIEAILKR, via the exons ATGACGAAGGACAGTCCCTCGTTGGGCGCCGGGTCGGGAGGCGCCGGGGGGCCGCCTCCCCCGGCCCCTCCGCCCGCGCCGGTGCGCCTCTCCCCGCGCCGGGGGCCccccttgctgccgccgccgccgccaccgacaGCCTCCCCGCAGCAGCACGAGGAGCAGCGGCGGGAGGTGGAGCTGCTGCGCGCCGAGCTGGAAGCGGAGCGGCTGCGCTCGCAGGaggcgcggcggcggggggcgctgGAGGCGCGCGAGCTGCGCGAGGCGGCGGAGCGCGAGCGGCAGCTGCTGGCCGACCAGCTCCGCTCCAAGTGGGAGCAGCAGCGCGCCCGCGAGCTCCACCAGCTGCGCGAGGCCGGGCGGCGGCAGCGCGAGGCCGAGATCCGGCAGCTGCTGCGCTGGAAGGAGGCCGAGCTGCGCGAGGCGCAGGAGCTGCTGCAGCGCGAGCGCGACGCCGCCATGCGCCAGGCGCGGGACCTCCAGCGCCAGCTGGCCGAGGAGCTGGTGGGCCGCGGctacggaggaggaggaggaggaggaggcggccgaggaagcggcggcggcggcgcgggcCTGAGCGGCGAGTGCCGCGCCAAGCTGCAGGAGGTGCTGGGCAAGCTGCGCTGGGAGGTGGACGGCGAGCAGGCCGCGCGCATCCGCCACCTCAAGGCCGAGCTGGAGCTGGAGCGCAGCCTCTTCCTCAAGTACATCCTGGAGCGCTTCGAGGGCGAGCCGGCGCCGGCCGGCTTCCCGCACAGGCTGCGGCAGCAGGcggcctcccagcagcagcacccgccgccgccgccgccgcccaaaGCGGGCAAGGCGGCCTCCAGACCCCGCTCCTTGGAGAGCCTCCTGGAGGCGGCCTGCAGCAGCGCGCCCGAGGCCGCCTCCAAATCCCGCTCGCTGGACAGCAACCTGAGCCGAGGCGAGGCTGGCCAGCAGCCACCTCCGCAGCCGCAGCGACCCCTGCTGGAAGAAGGAGGCCCCGCGGCCAGCGCCTGCCCACCCCCGCCGGCCCTGGAGAAAGAGGAAGGGGCCAAACCCGAGGAGTCCCTGGACTCGCCCCCTGAAGGGAAAGTGAGCCGCTGGCGCCCCGCCGGAGGAGGGTCGCCTCCAGCCAGcctgccccagcagcagcagcagcagcagcaggcggcggaCTGGCTCTCGGGCAGCCGCTACAACCAGCTGGTGAAGCAGAACGGGGACCTGCTGAGCGCCCTGGTGGGCCTGGAGCAGCGGTTCACCCGCCTCAAGGAAGAGAACGCCCTGCTGAGGAGAAACAACTTCCCGGAGATGCACGACAAAGTCAAGCGGCTGAAGAGGAAGAACGAGGAACTGGCCGGCATCGCCAAGCGGCTGGAGGAAGGGGCCAAGAAACTCCAGGAGTCCAGCCTCAAGGTTGGCGGCGGCCCCGTGCCCTTAGGCCTCGATGGCCCCGACCTtgacttgtgcaagagcacctttgCCCGGCAGCGGGCCAGAGACCTGAGTGAACGGGCCAGTGTCCTGCTGGCCAAAGACCAGCAGCTGGAGGCTTTGCAAAGAGAGTGCTGGGAGCTTCAGGcccgattgtctgcagggaaggaggacacCTATCTGCTCAGCATCAGCGATTTCGACCGCTTGCTGCGGGAGTCTCAGAGAGAGGTGCTGCGGCTACAGCGGCAGATCACCCTTAAGAATCTGAGGGAGTCCCTGCAGTCCTCCAGAATGGGCTCCAACGATGCTTCTCCCTCGGTGAACAAGCAGGAAATGCCACCAGCCGTAGACGTGTGCTTAGACGACTCGTCTGTGGCAAAAGAGAAACCGGAACCATTGGACGCGTTGGCAAAAGATGTCCAATCGGAAGCACTGCCCCTAGAAAGTGTGGTTAAGAACTGTGAAAACAGCAGTGCTATAAAGACAGGTGCAGACAGTAAACACCAGCTGGAAGTCCTGAAGACAAAGTTTGCTGAGCAACTCAATCGTGAAgtgctggagaagcagaaaagATGCGACGATCTGGAACAGCAGCTTCGTGAGGTCTTGAGCGAAAATGTCAGGATAGCGGCGGCAAACTCTCAGCTCCATCAGAAAAACGAGCGGGCAGAAAAGTTAGAGAACGAAAACGCCAAGATGAAGGCGAAACTGACGCAGGCCGCGGATGACTGGAATGCTAGTCTTCAGTTGCGTAAGGCATTTGAAATCAGAGTGGCGAATTTAGAACAAGTAATTAAAGACATGAAAGAGACAGCAGAAAGACAGCAACAGTTGGAACAGGAGAAAACCTCGTTAgtgctgcaaaataaagagaaggaAATACAACACCTGAAGCAAGTACAGACAGAAATAAAGAGAGAACACGAAGAAGCTGTACAGCTGCTTGAAGCTCAGGTGAAAGAGCTAGAAGATCAGTATCACAGTCAGACCGAACACTTTAATCTTCTTTCTCAAGAACTTGAGCGACAACAGAGGAGATCGGGATGCCTGGAGTCAGAATTATCTCATGGAAAGTGCAATCCCACAGCAATGAACTCTCCAGAAACATTGGAACAAGATACCTGCCATACTCTCCATTGCAATTCAGATGCCCACGATCAAGATTCTGAATCCACTGCTGACATGCTCAAAACAGGGAAAGACTTATCTCAATCAAACTCGTCTGGTTCTGAATCCATGCAAAACAGCTCTAAATCTTGCCTTAATCCAGAAGAAGACACAGCAGGTGAAATGGAAGAGCTGGAGGCCGATAAAGGCTTTCTAAACCTACCACCAGGAAATCAAGGCGCTTCTAAACTTTCTGTCTTTTTGGCACGGTACAGTTACGATCCGTTCGACGGCCCTAATAAAAATCCTGAAGCAGAACTTCCACTCACTGCTGGAGAATATGTTTACGTCTTTGGAGAAATGGATGAAGAAGGCTTCTATGAAGGAGAGCTGATGGACGGCAGAAGGGGCATAGTACCCTCAAATTTGGTAGAAGAAGTTTCAGGGAACGATCTAATAAGTTTCGCGCCTTCAGAGCCAAGCGACCTTTCGTACAACTCGTGCCACGAAATGGGTTTCCCCGGCCAGAGTGCTAGTAGTGGAGAAAAAAGCAACAGCCCCGATGAAAATGCGTGCAGTCTGCCATCTAACCAATTAGAAGACGGTCCATTCGACAGCCCAGCCGTCGTGCCATATCCCCAGAATCTGACTCTTCTCCAGCAGTTTGCTAGATCGGTTGTTATAagctgggagcctccagatgtacCACATGGCTGGGGGAATGTGCATGGCTATAACATCTACGTCAACACTGGCTTGTGTCAAAACGTGAAGCATAGCAGCCCTATGAAAGCCGTGGTTGAGAACCTGGATTTAGCATTGCAGACGTACAGGATATCCGTTCAGAGTGTGACGGACAGAGGGAACTCTGATCACATGCAATGTACGTTCGTGGTAGGCAATGATTCCCAGGTGGCACCGACGTGCCTCAAGCTGCAAAAAATCACTGCCACGTCAGCAGAAATCTGCTGGTTGCCCAGCAACAGTAATTATACTCACGCCGTGTACCTTAATGAGAAGGAATATGATGTGACCAAGACAGGGGTCTATTTGTACACTTTCCAAAACCTCAGACCCAGCACTCAGTACAGTGCAAGAGTAGAAACTCTTGCTTTTAAGGAGGTCTTGGTGTTTCCTCAAGGGAATTCAAAATCAGCAGCGATTACGTTTGTTACTCCATCGGTCAGGCCACCCGATGCTCCCCTTGATGTCCAAGTTCAGCCCGGTTCCTCAGCAGGCTTCCTGGTTATCAGCTGGTTACCAGTAACAATTGATGCGGCAGGAACATCCAACGGGGTAAAAGTCACTGGTTATGCTGTCTATATCAGTGGAGAGAAAGTAACAGAAGTTGCATCCCCAACTGCTGGCACCGTATCCTTAGACGTGTCTCAGCTTCATCCCTTCCAAGGATCTCAGAAGGTTTCTGTAAGAACAGTTTCCCCTTTTGGGGAGTCTGAGGATTCTGTGCCAACGTTAATTCCATCCACCTTATTGAGAGCTCCCTGTTTATCCAAGTCTGTTGACTCCAGCCACACGCCTGAGTGGACTTTCCAAGAATTCTTCGAGTCTGAAGGTGGGTGCATCCTTGCCACAGCCTGTACTTCTTCACCCAGTGTCTCCCACGGGTGCACGGCCAACACCCATAACAATTTCACCATTCACTTTACCTCTAACTGTAAAGACTCAGTAGTTTCTGTGCCAGTGAACAATTCCCCAAATCCTATGCCCTGTTTCAACttgacaagttctcaaagtgcaaGCAATAAAGACGAGGGTAATGCCGTTCTGCAAACATCTGCTGGGAAGCAAACTTCAGAGCATTCTTTTCCCGCATCAAGATGTGACGGACCAGTGAGGTTCGCACCAGCAGCATTACAAATATTTGCTGCAGAGACCAAACCAGAAAGTTCAGAAGAGCATCCTTCGACTCAAAGCCAGCCGGACAAAAGCAAGATTGAGGTATATACAATGACCCAATGTACCGATACGACGGCAAAAGATTTGTCTTTTCCAAGTTATGTCGAAAACAGTGGTGCAAACGGCTCGAATACAGAGCCCGGTTTTTCTCCTATGGGGTTTGAAGCAAGGGAcagcatctgcagggatgtgggGATGCAGGACACTTGTCTCCAGGAAGAACCAGGTAGCTTTTCTGAGAAgaggcatgcaaagcagattcaacAGTTATGCAGAGAACTTTCTAACCTGAGCGTGTCTAAAAGCGAAACAAAGGAAGAGGACCTTTCAAGAACAGAAAGTTGCAAGACTGCTCTTGGAGATCACAGCCATAATTCTGATCTCTCAGACatcgaggaagaggaggaagaggaccaACAGTACAGAATGGCAGTTTCTGGCCACAAAGACTCCAGGCCACGAAAACGGCCCATATCCCCTGCAGAACTGGCAAAAGATAAAATTATAACCAAGACTTTGAGAGTTGATCAGACGACGACGCCTTCCGTGCCTAACTCAAGCCCTCAGAAAACCTGTGTTTTGGGAGATACAGTTGACCCGACAAGGTTATTTGTAGCCCTTTTTGACTATGACCCTCTCACGATGTCACCCAACTCTAATGGCGCTGAGGATGAGCTACTCTTTAAAGAGGGACAGATCCTCAAG TCTAGGCTGTCTCTGCTGGGTCGGGGAGACCGCGGCTGTTGCCATTGGATCGAAGCCATATTAAAAAGATAG